ACCGCATCAGCCAAGCTTAGTCAAACACTCTTAGCCAAACAGGATGCTGGGGAGTTGTGCTCGGCCGGCGTGGCCACCAAGCAGTTCCCCGTCTGTGTTTCTCCCATTGGGCTGAGCTTCGCCTGTCGTCCGGCGTTGGCTCGGACGACTATCCCTTTCAAAAGGTCGAGAGCCAAACTGCGAGTCCGCCTAGCTCATCTCCATAGAACTGCAGCAGGGTAGGCGCCTTGAAATCGCGGAGGTTCATGGCCTCCTGAGCCGATGCGTCTCCGTTTGAGTACACTTTCTCGACATGATTGTCCGATTCTGGGCGCCAGGAACCGCCTCGTCCCCAGAGGTCCTCCACAACGTTGAATCCAGAGCCAGAATCTCTTCTTCAGCTCTCATATAACCACGACAGAGGCCCCCTCCGCGGAGGACTTTGGCACGGCTCCTGCTGGCAAGGAGGAGAGAGGGAAAGGTTATCCATGGGTAACCATAGCCAGCACGAACCGTTTGGCATTTTGCCCTGGGTTGTGGCCGTGCTATCTCTGGCCGGATTACTGGCGGCGCTCTACGCCCAGTATTTGGTCGCGCAGGGCAGAGTGCCACCGTAAGCCTCGTTGTCGCTGTTTTTGTTTAACTTAAGTCGAACGGGGAAGCAATTCCAACGTCTGCTCGGGCAAGATGGATACCATTTGCGCGGGTTGGGGAGCACTGCTATGAGCCATGCACTCAAGCGCTGCAAGGAAACGCATCCGGCAATCCTGAGGTGTGCACAGCGGGCCTTTCTGCTCTCTCTTGGGGTGTTGATTGGCCTGGGCAGCGCAGGGGCACAGGCGGCGGCCGAGTACGCTGGAGTTACGGCCAAGATGGGAGCCGCCGCGACAGCGGCCAATGCTGCCAAGAAGGTCGTTCTTCCCTCTTCTCCGCAGAAAGATCCACAGTTCCAGCACCTGGTAGCCCGAACGGGTGAGCCGATCGACGTCATCAACCGGCGGGCGCTTGAGGAACGCGCGGGAAAAGATGCGGCGAAGCTTCTGCTACGGTCGGTGCCGAACGGGGCCCACGTGTGGATTGACGGCGAACTGGTGGGGACTACTCCGGTGCTGCTGATCCTAGCGCCGGGCAACTACCAAGTGGAAATGCGCGGGCCTCAGATGGAATTCGGCCAGCGCAAAGTTGACCTCTTGCCGCAGGAGAAGCGGGAGTTAGTGATGATTCTGGAGCAACGCTATCCGGCACACGTCCGTTTACGCCTAGGCAGGATGCCATCTACTCGTTTTTAAGGAAGGCTGTGTATGGACGAAACAAAGATTGATCGTCAGGTTTTCGTGACGCAGCGTGGCAATTCCCCGCGGCCCGCAGCTTCGATCGTTGGGCCGCTACTCCTGGTGGCCGTGCTTGGCGTGGTAGGGTTTACAGGCTACCGGTACGTGAGGGCGAACGGGATTCCCGAGATTGGCGGAGGGAATCCAGACCGTGCACAAATCGTCAAAAAGCTTGAAGAGATTGAAAAGCGGCTCGACCAGCTTGAGAAGCGGCGCAAAACAGCCGCCCCGGAATCGGCCACGGCTGCGGCAAAGACAGAGCCAGCCGTTACAAAGTCTCTTCCTTCCTTGCCAGCTTCGCCACCCCCCTCGCGGGCGTTGTCAATCTCCCGGCAACCGGCGAGCACCCCTGCCGCAACCAACCCTGCAACCGATTCACGCCTCTCAAAATTGCAGCAGGAAGTCAACACCTTCCAGAGCGACGTCGCGGCGAATCGTGAGGCCTGGGAAGCCACCAGCAATCGTCTCGGTGATACCGTCGGAGAGTTAGGTTCACAACGCGGCGAAATCGCCCGCACCCGCGAGGGCTTGGAGCAACTCTCGAAGCGCTTCGAGCGTATCCAACTCCCCTTCCAGCTTCGCAGGAAAATGGGCCGGCAACGCATTGGATCCGTTTGGATGGAGCTCAAGAGCACCGACCTCAAGAAACAGCGTTACACCATGGCGGTGTTCGCTGAGGAGAAGTGGATCGAGATGAAGGACCGGGCCTTACAAGAGCAGGTAGAGTTCTATGTTTCCGGCTTTGCGTTTCCCTTGGAGATGGTTGTTTCTGAAATTCGCCAGAATGAAGTTGTCGGGTACCTGGCGCTGCCCAAAGAAGGAGCGAAGCGCTAGGCTGTTTAAGATACAAGAAAATAGTTGCGGCAGGCTTTCGCCACTGTGTCCTGATCCAGGTGCGGTTGTTTTCCTTCGTAGCGCGCCATCCAGCAGATCTGTTGAATAATGTCTCGTGGATAGCAAGCGCGGAGTGGCTCATTCAATTCCTTTGAAAGGATATGGATGAGGTGCTCGACCACAGTGGCATCGTACTCGAGGTCAGAACGGCAACAGAAGCGGTGGAAAATCTCGTGGAATTTGTCCTTGGTCACGTAGTCCACCTTGATCTTGTTTTGGATCCGCCGAAAGAAGGCTTCGTCAGCCAGTTTGGCAGGATCGAGATTCGTGGCGAAAACAACAAACAAATCGAAGGGAATCTC
This DNA window, taken from Candidatus Acidiferrales bacterium, encodes the following:
- a CDS encoding PEGA domain-containing protein gives rise to the protein MSHALKRCKETHPAILRCAQRAFLLSLGVLIGLGSAGAQAAAEYAGVTAKMGAAATAANAAKKVVLPSSPQKDPQFQHLVARTGEPIDVINRRALEERAGKDAAKLLLRSVPNGAHVWIDGELVGTTPVLLILAPGNYQVEMRGPQMEFGQRKVDLLPQEKRELVMILEQRYPAHVRLRLGRMPSTRF